GACGGTTTTCGCAAAGTGCGAATTCTATAACCCGCTCAACAGCGTCAAGGACCGCATCGGCGCGGCCATGATCGCCGCTGGTGAACGAGACGGATTGATCAACAAAGAAACTCACATTGTTGAACCGACCAGCGGCAACACCGGCATCGCGTTGGCATTCGTTTGCGCCGCCAAGGGTTACAAGCTGACGCTGACGATGCCTGAGTCGATGTCAGTAGAACGACGCGCACTGCTGCGAGCGATGGGCGCGAACTTGGTTCTGACCCCGGCCGGCGACGGCATGAAAGGTGCCATCAATCGTGCGATGGAATTGGTCGAAAGCACGCCCAACGCCTACATGCCCCAGCAATTCGAAAACCCTGCCAACCCCGCGATTCACGAAGCGACCACCGGTCCCGAAATCTGGGAAGACAGCGGTCACAACATCGACGCGATCGTCGCGGGAGTGGGCACCGGTGGCACCATCACCGGTGTGGCGAAGTTTTTGAAAAAGCAAAATCCGAACTTCAAGGCCTTTGCCGTTGAGCCGACGCATTCGCCCGTGATTAGCGGCGGCGCCCCCGGCAAACACCGTATCCAAGGCATCGGCGCGGGCTTCGTCCCAAAGAACTTGGACGTTTCGATCGTTGACGACGTCGTTCAAGTCGATGACGAAGATGCGTTCGAGTGGGGCCGCAAGCTGGCCAAGATGGAAGGCATCGTTGGTGGCATCAGCAGCGGAGCCAACATGTGGGCAGCCGCACAAGTCGCCGCACGTCCCGATATGAAGGGCAAGCGCATCGTCACGATCATGTGCAGCCTCGGCGAACGCTACCTCAGCACGCCACTGTTCGGCGATCTCGGCCTGTAGCAACGGATCAGTTGTGATTTTTTGAGAATGTCTCATCTGAATGTCGCCTGTTGCTCGGCAAAAGGCTTGGCAGATGACGCTACTTTCGCAGAGCGAAAGACGAAATCATAAAGTCAAAACCAAGGCGCGACTCGCATCCATGAGGCCAACATCCCATGGCCTTCTTGCACTGTTGCGGTGCATGGCGGAAACACGCCACACCACCGCGTTTTCTATTGGGATTTGTTAGATAAAATACGAGTCGGACGTGGGATGCCAACTTTCGCGGCAACTCGCATACAGTACGCTACGGACAAAACGGGGCCAAGAGAAAGGGCCGCGTCCCTTCCGCTACTTTAAAACCGACTCAACATGCGCGACACGTCATCCAGTGTTGTTTCATCCGATCCATCTTTTTCGACGACTTCGTCGACCGGATTGAAGTCGCAAGTCTCTGCTGAAACCGTTGACCGAATCAAGCATGCCATCGAGCACGCGACGCACTATCTGCCGTCGCAGGGCCCGATCTCGATCTTCGTTCACCACAACACGCTGCACTCGTTCGAGGATCTGCCGTTCGAGGAAGCGGTGCTCGCCGGTGGTGCGATGTACGACTGCCAGCCGTATCTTTCCGAGGGCCGCTACCGCGAAGCACTCCGACGTGGCCGGATCACCCTGGACGAACTTCGCGACGTGTTGCTGGATGATCTGGGGGACGAAGCCGACGATTTGGTCGCCAGCTTCGGAACGCTGTACACATTGCGTTTGTCGATGCTACAGATGCCGCCTCACGAAGCCCCGACGCCGAGTTGCAATGGTTGTTGGCGGAATCGGATCTGCTGAAGAAGTTTAACGAATCGGTGCCCACGCAGGTCGCCGATCGGATGGTCGGCGGAACGCATCAATGGGTTTACCGCCATCGAGACAATAAGCAAAACGAATCCGACGGCAACACCGACGGATCGGTCAAGCAACTGGACGCTCCTGACGCCGCACTGCTCGCGTCAATGCTGAAGCAATTTCGAGATCACAACATCGATTCCTGGTCAAAGTCGAAGTGGACCGCGTTTGTTTTGGAACTGCTTTGGAATGTCTGTCATCGCGGCGTCGAACAAGCCGGGCTCGCCGCGCCGACGCTGCCTCGCCCGCTGCGTCATCGCGACAGTTTGCTGCGAGCGACCGGCGTCGATTCAGATCAGCTGGTCCACGAAGTGATGATTCGGTTTTGCGGAGTCTTTTTGGACCAAGGCTTTGCCGGATTGTCGCTGCCACTTCGCGAATCCGGGTTTGCGGCGTCGTTCGCGAACTTGTATTTGCAACCGATGTCGATCATGCCGTCATGGATGAAGCCGATGCGGGCAGAACTGGCGTCGATCGCCATGGGCGGCTTCGACGTGCATCGTTCGATCGCTCAATCGCTTCAATCGCTGGGCGTCGACGACACCGAGCAGAAGGATTATATCCACCAAACGATGCTGGCCCTGCGAGGTTGGGCGGGAATGATATGGCAGATGGAAACCGCCGCACCGTTCTTTCCCATGCCCGCGCCGGCCGGATCATTAGCCGAGTTCATCGCGATCCACTTGATGCTGGAACGGCACGCGATTGCCGATGCGGGAAAACGCTTATACGGAACGACCGATCTGCACCAGATTCATTCGCATACATCAGCCAAAGCCGCCACCGTGCCCGTCGCGTCGGTCGAGCAGCGAACCTACACCGTTTTTCAACTCGCTCAAACCGGCGGCTGGATGCCCGACCAATTGCTCGCCATGTCCCAGCCGCAATGGCAGCGACTGATCGGCGCGATCGAGTCGTTCACGGAACACGATCGACGCCGCATCTTTCATTTGGCTTTCGAGAAACACTATCGAACCGACACGCTGAACGCCATCGTCAATCATGGCAAGCGAGTTGCGATGCGGCCGAAACAGGAAGTCAAGACGCCGCCCGCTTACCAAGCCATCTTTTGCATCGACGATCGCGAAGAGTCCATTCGTCGTCATTTGGAAGAAGCCGATCCCGCATGCGAGACGTCCTCGGCGGCCGGATTTTTTGCCGTCGCGATGTACTACCAAGGCGCTGATCACGCACACTATCGTCCACTGTGTCCGAACGTGATCACGCCGTCACACTACGTTCGCGAAGAGCCGTTGTTTTCGTCGGTCGAAGACAACGAGAAACGCGCCCAGCGGCGTCGACGCATCGGCGCCGTCACCCACCAAGTGCACGCCAGTTCGCGGACCATGTTGGGCGGTTGGATCACGGGCATCTTTGGCGCCGTCGCGACCTTCCCGATGGTGGCTCGCATCATGGCGCCCAGATTGACGTCGCAGGTACGCGAGTTGGTCGGTTCGCTTACGCGCCCCCCGGCCACCGAACTCCATATCGAGCGGATCACCGAAGAACCGGGCCAGGACTTTGACGCGCTCGGGTACAGCTTGCCCGAAATGGCGACGATTGTCGTTCGAATTTTGCAAGACATTGGGATGGTCGAGAGCTTGCCGCCGATCACGGTCTTCTTTGGACACGGTTCGAGCAGTTTGAACAACCCGCACGAATCGGCTTACAACTGTGGCGCGTGCAGCGGAGGTCGTGGCGGTCCCAACGCGCGAGCTTTCGCCATGATGGCAAACGATTCGCGTGTTCGCGCACTCGTCGCAGAGCAAGGTATCGTGTTACCCGATGACGTGCGATTCGTCGGCGCGTACCACAATACGTGCAGTGATGATGTCGAATACTACGACTTGGATCTCTTGCCACGCAGCCACCGCAACCTGTTTCGCCGCATCGAAGCGTCGGTCAACGAAGCCCGAGCGCGAAACGCACATGAACGATCCCGCCGTTTCGAGTCCGCACCGTTGGACATGACACCGAGTCTCGCACTCGAGCACGTCGAGCAGCGCAGCGAAGATCTGTCGCAAGCCCGACCCGAATACAACCATGCCACAACGGCCATGGTCTTGGTCGGTCGTCGAGAATGGAGTCGCGGCTTGTTTTTGGACCGTCGCTCATTCTTGACGTCCTATGATCCGACGATCGATGATGAAAACGCGACCATCCTGGCTCGCATTTTGGCTGCGGCGATTCCTGTTTGCGCCGGGATCGGGTTGGAGTACTATTTTTCGACCGTCGACAACGAAGGCTACGGTTGCGGATCAAAATTGCCACACAACATTGCATCGATGTTGGGTGTGATGACGGGTGCGTCCAGCGATTTGCGCCCCGGACTTTCACAGCAGATGGTCGAGATACACGAGCCGATGCGAATCCTGTTTGTCATTGAAACGACGCCCGCACGGATGCTGGCCATCATGGCAGGCAACGAAACCATCCATCGTCTTGTCAGCGGACGGTGGGTCCAGTTGGCCGTTTATGACGCAGAGACTTCAACGATTCAGCAGTACGTCGATGGTCAGTTCCGAGCGTATGTTCCAACGACGGACGAACTTCCAATATCGCCGTCATCGATCGATTGGTATCGAGGGCAACGCGATCACTTGGGAT
Above is a window of Rubripirellula tenax DNA encoding:
- the cysK gene encoding cysteine synthase A, which gives rise to MARSKSYSDITKAVGDTPMIQINRLVPAGGATVFAKCEFYNPLNSVKDRIGAAMIAAGERDGLINKETHIVEPTSGNTGIALAFVCAAKGYKLTLTMPESMSVERRALLRAMGANLVLTPAGDGMKGAINRAMELVESTPNAYMPQQFENPANPAIHEATTGPEIWEDSGHNIDAIVAGVGTGGTITGVAKFLKKQNPNFKAFAVEPTHSPVISGGAPGKHRIQGIGAGFVPKNLDVSIVDDVVQVDDEDAFEWGRKLAKMEGIVGGISSGANMWAAAQVAARPDMKGKRIVTIMCSLGERYLSTPLFGDLGL
- a CDS encoding putative inorganic carbon transporter subunit DabA: MRDTSSSVVSSDPSFSTTSSTGLKSQVSAETVDRIKHAIEHATHYLPSQGPISIFVHHNTLHSFEDLPFEEAVLAGGAMYDCQPYLSEGRYREALRRGRITLDELRDVLLDDLGDEADDLVASFGTLYTLRLSMLQMPPHEAPTPSCNGCWRNRIC
- a CDS encoding DUF2309 domain-containing protein, with the translated sequence MQWLLAESDLLKKFNESVPTQVADRMVGGTHQWVYRHRDNKQNESDGNTDGSVKQLDAPDAALLASMLKQFRDHNIDSWSKSKWTAFVLELLWNVCHRGVEQAGLAAPTLPRPLRHRDSLLRATGVDSDQLVHEVMIRFCGVFLDQGFAGLSLPLRESGFAASFANLYLQPMSIMPSWMKPMRAELASIAMGGFDVHRSIAQSLQSLGVDDTEQKDYIHQTMLALRGWAGMIWQMETAAPFFPMPAPAGSLAEFIAIHLMLERHAIADAGKRLYGTTDLHQIHSHTSAKAATVPVASVEQRTYTVFQLAQTGGWMPDQLLAMSQPQWQRLIGAIESFTEHDRRRIFHLAFEKHYRTDTLNAIVNHGKRVAMRPKQEVKTPPAYQAIFCIDDREESIRRHLEEADPACETSSAAGFFAVAMYYQGADHAHYRPLCPNVITPSHYVREEPLFSSVEDNEKRAQRRRRIGAVTHQVHASSRTMLGGWITGIFGAVATFPMVARIMAPRLTSQVRELVGSLTRPPATELHIERITEEPGQDFDALGYSLPEMATIVVRILQDIGMVESLPPITVFFGHGSSSLNNPHESAYNCGACSGGRGGPNARAFAMMANDSRVRALVAEQGIVLPDDVRFVGAYHNTCSDDVEYYDLDLLPRSHRNLFRRIEASVNEARARNAHERSRRFESAPLDMTPSLALEHVEQRSEDLSQARPEYNHATTAMVLVGRREWSRGLFLDRRSFLTSYDPTIDDENATILARILAAAIPVCAGIGLEYYFSTVDNEGYGCGSKLPHNIASMLGVMTGASSDLRPGLSQQMVEIHEPMRILFVIETTPARMLAIMAGNETIHRLVSGRWVQLAVYDAETSTIQQYVDGQFRAYVPTTDELPISPSSIDWYRGQRDHLGFATLNAGHPRGEQ